One window of Oryza brachyantha chromosome 12, ObraRS2, whole genome shotgun sequence genomic DNA carries:
- the LOC102700575 gene encoding protein STRICTOSIDINE SYNTHASE-LIKE 10: MNTTTKLLLALAVFAAAAVLSLDLRSDVRLLEIRDGDVELIPLLDGAAGPESIVFGGGGEGPYTSVSDGRVLKWLPPPERRWVEHSCSVPELLDSCRGSKDTKREQECGRPLGLKFNGKTGELYVADAYLGLRVVSPGENVSKPLVPATQFSFANGVEIDHETGVIYFTQTSTRFQRREFLNIVITGDNTGRLLKYDPKENKVEVLVDGLCFPNGLAMSNDGSYLLLAETTTGKILRYWLKTPKASTTEEVVQLPGFPDNIKMSPRGGFWVGLHAKRGKIAEWSISYPWLRRLILKLPAQRIQRISSFLTGFGRQVIALRLSEDGKTIEAMSVHGAARKVFKSISEVEERDGSLWIGSVLSPFLGIYHL, from the exons ATGAACACCACCACCAAGCTGCTCTTGGCGCTCGCCGtcttcgcggcggcggcggtcctgTCGCTGGACTTGCGGAGCGACGTGAGGCTGCTGGAGATAAGGGACGGCGACGTCGAGCTGATCCCTCTGCTCGATGGCGCCGCCGGGCCGGAGAGCATAgtgttcggcggcggcggggaggggccGTACACGAGCGTGTCCGACGGGAGGGTCTTGAAgtggctgccgccgccggagcgccggTGGGTGGAGCACTCCTGCTCCGTGCCGGAGCt GTTGGACAGCTGCAGAGGATCAAAGGACACGAAACGGGAGCAGGAGTGTGGGCGTCCGCTGGGCCTCAAGTTCAACGGCAAGACCGGCGAGCTGTACGTCGCAGACGCATACCTTGGGCTCAGAGTGGTGAGCCCCGGTGAGAACGTGTCTAAGCCGCTTGTGCCAGCCACCCAATTCAGCTTCGCCAATGGAGTCGAGATTGACCATGAAACTGGAGTGATCTACTTCACCCAGACCAGTACAAGGTTTCAGAGaag GGAGTTCTTGAACATAGTGATAACGGGTGACAACACCGGGAGATTGCTGAAATATGATCCAAAGGAAAACAAGGTTGAAGTCTTAGTTGATGGACTATGTTTCCCGAACGGCCTAGCTATGAGCAACGATGGTTCTTATCTACTACTTGCAGAAACCACGACCGGCAAGATCTTAAGATACTGGCTTAAAACACCAAAAGCATCAACTACTGAAGAAGTTGTGCAGCTGCCTGGGTTCCCAGACAACATCAAGATGAGCCCTAGAGGAGGGTTCTGGGTTGGCCTCCATGCCAAGAGAGGGAAGATCGCCGAGTGGTCAATTTCTTACCCTTGGCTAAGGAGATTGATCTTGAAGCTACCTGCTCAACGCATTCAACGCATCTCATCCTTCTTGACAGGGTTTGGCCGTCAGGTGATAGCTCTAAGGTTGAGTGAGGATGGAAAGACCATAGAGGCGATGAGTGTTCATGGTGCTGCTCGGAAGGTGTTCAAGTCCATTAGTGAAGTTGAAGAACGAGATGGGAGTCTGTGGATAGGATCTGTTTTGTCACCTTTTCTTGGTATTTACCATCTATAG